TTAAATGATGTGTCATGTCATTTTTTCGCTTATGTGACATGCATTGCACCTGTCCACGgtggagcactgggaagggcctCAGCCACCGCCACCTCTCCCCTCTGCCTCGTTTTCCGCGCCCGACCACATCGCCTCTGCCACTTGGCGCCGCCTGTGCGGCCAGCGCCCCCGCAGCCGCCGCCCTCCACCAACAGGAGGCCGCCACGCGTCCTTCCTGCCTCCCGCGCCGTTGAGGCCCGCCCGGCCCATGTTCGGCCCGCGCCGAGACGAAGCGGGCCCAAATCCCGCGCCGCCTGGATCTCCCTGCGAGCCCCGCGCCCCCGCTCCAGGCCGCCGGCGCCTCCCCGAGCGCTCCTCCTCGCCCGCGCCTGCATCGCCGACCCACACCGCGCGGCGACCCAGCCGCCGGTGAGCTTCGCCGCCGACCCTAGGCAGAGCCCCCGTcgccttctccttctcctctctctctctctcgcaggcctcaccatctctctctccctctgcctGCAGAGACGCCATGGCTTGGATCTGTGATGTCGTCGCCGAAGTCCGTCGTCAGCCGCCCGATCCGGCCTCCCCGTGTCGGATCCGGGAAGCTCACGCCGCCCCGCGTCCATTCTGGCCGGATCCCGTTCCTCCTCGACCCCGCTGCACCTCCGCGCCGCCGGAGTCGGCCGCCGTTGCTCCCTGTACGCGAGGAGGATGAGACGCGCCCGATCTACCCCAGTTACTCGTCAACGCCTGCACGTGGGCCGCGCCCCTCCCAAGGCCCAGTCGCCTGTGCCCTGCTGCAGCCTTAGCCCACCAGATCACCGACCCAAGGCCCGCGAGGTGAGCACAAGCCATCCCATCCCTGTTTGCTTATGTGACGCTCTGGGCGCTGAATATTATCATGCGCTCACCCAGTTTCGGCCCGTGTATGTTTTTTTCCAGCACCTGGGAATTTGTTAATTAATCCAGTaaaacagatttgcagaaaagtccctctagatcatgcatttaacaactcacaaacggtgcatcatattaaaacaaattatatatgaaatatgcttagaattttgtctagtttcataatatccaactttcatctatgtttaaaatgtttaaaatgttgtttggttaaatttgctcctatgccatgttaaaatgctttaattcataactaaataaccatagctccaaacctaacaaactttagacgtaaatggggtagaaaaatgcctagtttaacatggtggttttactttgcatgtttaacaactctaaaattgtgtttagggcagaacaataccaaatctaaaatatgcacatgagggttTTCCGGACTtgtttgcttgttgttccggcctcatttaaacttgactagatagttagtttacttatgcctcatctcttgtcatgctaaccaacatttaattttgttgagtacataaacaagatcaaactaaataatcaaatgtggtgtttcggcaatatgcaactcgttgcatattgagctccacttaatttgtaggattgcttgtgcactttgccatgccatgcttcattaatccggacatgcatcatacttggttgtgcatcatgccatgttcatgtgatggttgtttactatgttgtttgcttctttccggtgttgcttctttgggttagtttcgataacgtcgcgtttgtgaggatccgttcgactacgtccgtttggcttcatcatggactcgttcttcttccttgcgaaattttaggcaagatgaccataccctcgaaatcacttctatctttgctttgctagttgctcgctctattgctatgctgtgatacctaccagttactatatcatgcctcccatattgccatgtcaagcctctaacccaccttccctagcaaaccgttgtttggctatgttaccgctttgctcagcccctcttatagcgttgctagttgcaggtgaagatgaagtttgttccatgttgaaacatggttatgttgggacatcacaatatctcttatttaactaatgcatctatatacttggtaaagggtggaaggctcggccttatgcctggtattttgttccactcttaccgccctagtttccgtcataccggtgttatgttccttgattttgtgtcttACACGGTtgcgtgttatggggaccccttgacagttcgctttgaataaaactcctccagcaaggcccaatcttggttttaccatttgcctcaccaccacctacttttcccttgggagtcgctcccgagggtcatcgttattttaaccccacccccgggccagtgcttctctaaatattggtccaacctgagcgatgtccggtgccccctgggcaaccagggtctatgccaacccgacgtattgctcatccggtgtgccctgagaacgagatatgtgcagctcctatcgggatttgtcggcacattcgggcggctttgctagtcttgttttaccattatcgaaatgtcttgtaaccgggattccgagtctgatcgggttttcctgggagaaggaatatccttcgttgaccgtgagagcttgtgatgagctaagttgggaaaccactgcagggttttgaactttcgaaagtcgtgcccgcggttatgggtagatgggaatttgttaatatccggttgtagaaaacttgaaactaaacttaattaaaatacatcaaccgcgtgtgcagccgtgatggtctcttttcggcggagcccgggaagtgaacacggttcttgtgttatgcttgatcgtaagtagtttcaggatcacttcttgaccacttctagttcacgaccgttgcattgcttctcttctcgctcttatttgcgtatgttagccaccatatatgcttagtgcttgctgcagctccacctcactacccctttcttacccataagtttaaatagtcttgatcgcgagggtgtgagattgctgagtcctcgtgactcacagatacttccaaacagttgcagttgccgatgataccagtgcaggtgacacaatctagctcaagtgggagctcgatgaagatcgtgttcgttgtgttctttcgtttccagttgatcagtagtggagtccagtCGGGGCgaacggggatctagcattaggggtggtcttcttttattttggttccatagtcggaccttgattgtattctggatgatgtaatgctatatttatgtattgtgtgaagtggcgattgtaagtcaactctttatccctctcttattcagtacatgggatgtgtaaagattacccctcttgcgacatgcctattatgcggttatgcctctaagtcgtgcgccgacacgtgggagatatagtcgcatcgtgggtgttacattgcACTAGAGGGAAGAAAGAGCGAACCACCTGAAATTTTCGTGCCAATATTCTTTGCGTGCGACGCGAGGGTTTTGTCTAGGACGGACGCGAGGGAATTTTTTGTCCCCTCGCCTTCGGCTGCCATCTTGGCGCTAAGAGGTGAGGGGACCTCGCATCTTCAAGAGTTCTACTTTGTTATCGTCTAATGGTCATCATTTTTTGGGAATAAATTTACACGTTCTTTTGACGGTGCCATGAGATTGGAGAGTTTTCCGTCCTCGCAGATTCAATTATTCGGATCTGATGAATTTATGTTGGTGTCTTAGACTTTTTTATTGGTTTGATTATTTGTGGAGTTGAAATCTTTAATTGACATCGTGGTGAAGATATTGTGATCCGACGGCCTGCACTTCTAGGGGATCATTCCCGGCCCAAGTATGTTCATGGATCAAGACTTTCCATCTTTTTGGATGGGCGACTCAAGCCGCTTTCAAAAACCACTATTGATAATGTTCGTGCGTATGAAAGAGTGACAACATCGTTGCTCAGTCCAATTGCATCCTCTTTATCGAAGTCTTCCGAGTATTTTTTTCTAACAGAGATTGTTAGGCAAATAAGGTGTTTTAAAGATATTTCATTGTAATTCTTAATCGTAGGAGTTACTTTATTTTTTTAGATTTTAGATCCAAATCACTATACCTGTAATTTTATTTATACTCATAACAATTACGGGTGTTTTTTGAAAAACAAACCTCAAACGTTCGTCGGAGGGTGCCTTCACGAGCGAACGAATCGTTCGTTCGAGGGCAGCCCCTAGCTGACGTCCCACTGATATTAGGTCCATGTTATTTAAAGTTCATCAAAAGAAATACAGTTTTGCAACCATAATCGAATTATCAGCTCTGGGGACAGATGAAACTTAACGGACCCTGCATCTAAACCGGATGGATTCAACTCTTTAGGTCTTCCTTGAGGGTAACTCAATGTTTCTTGAACTAATCATTACTTGACGATGGGCGCCGTCGATGTTGTGGAGTAGGTGTAGTGCAGGATCAGCCGTACGATTTGAGGAACATACTACGAGACGCGAACATGAACATCCCAAGGTATCCatcaagtcaagcaaatatcctccCAAGGTGAAAACGTCAAGCATACACATCTGAAAATCGCAAAACGCCGCCTATTTCTTCTGAAAGTGTCAAAAATCGTCTCTAGATGTCTGTCATTGACACTGTATGAAGCAAAGATCGAGAAGAACCAATGTTAAAATATAAACTAACGACCATACAAGGAGAAACAATACGTGTCTGCGCGTATATAAAATCTTGGGATTAGTCCATAAGCCATGGTGCGGCTGCACATGTGCACGCTACCCGCATCATTCATTCGTGGTGACCTTGCCCACTCTCCCAAGCTACGGATCAATCAAAGGGAAGGCTATATAAACACACAGGATCATCACAAGATCATAACACATCTAGCCAGAAGCAAATCCCCATTGGAGAACACGATCAAACAGATAAGCAAAGAACACACAGCTCCCAGATCGGCTCCGTGCAGATAAGTTTGAAGCGGCATCCTGCATCCATCGATAGAAATCGACATGGCGCCGGCTCCcattcgagctattgcggtggtgcTGCTCACGTTCGTCTGCTGTGGGTGTGCCATGGCCGCGGACAAAGCACCCATCAAATGGTTGAGGGCGCACGCGACGTTCTACGGCGGCGCCGATGCATCTGACACCATGGGTGGAGCGTGCGGGTATGGTAACCTGTACTCGGCGGGGTACGGTACGCGGACGGCGGCGCTGAGCACGGTGCTGTTCAACGACGGTGCGGCGTGTGGGCAGTGCTACAAGATCGCGTGCGACCGCAAGCTCGCAGATCCCATGTGGTGCAAACCAGGCGTCTCGGTGACGGTGACGGCCACGAACTTCTGCCCACCTAACAACGCGCTCCCGAGCGACAATGGCGGCTGGTGTAACCCACCGAGGCCACACTTTGACATGGCGCAACCGGCATGGGAGAAGATCGGCGTTTACAAGGGCGGCATCATCCCCGTCATGTACAAGAGATACGCACGCATAAGTTTTCTTAAAAAATTGTAATTATCCTCAAAAgttaaaattgcttaaagttggtaGAAAATTGATTTTTCTGTAGGGTCCCGTGCGTGAAGAAGGGTGGGGTGCGGTTCAAGATCGATGGTCATGATTATTTCAACCTAGTTACTGCGATGAACGTCGCAGCTGCCGGCTCAATCAAATCCATGGATGTCAAGAGCTCTGATTCAAACGATTGGATGCCAATGTCCCGTAACTGGGGTGCCAACTGGCACTCTCTAGCAAATCTTACCGAAAAATTGCTCTCGTTCAGGTTGACCGACACAGATGGGCAGACAGTTGAGTTCAACAATATTGTGCCTGCTGGATGGAAGTTTGGGCAAACATTTGCAAGCAAACAACAGTTCAAGTGATCATTCTCCGGTGATCAATTTAGAATATGATTGGTTCATAAATGTACCATCATACGTACATTGTAGCAATATTGTTGAATTTAATTATTTGTGTCATGGTGTTTAATTACATTAATTTTATGCAGTTCTTGTATATACGCTACATCAATTCATTGATAAAGGCATGTAACATGCTTGTATGTGATTAACTTGTTCTATGTTTTTATGTTTACATAAAGTTGGATGGTGTACATAAAGTATGGCTGATTCTACCGAGTTTCATCTAATGTATATTTTTTTATACTTGTGGAAACCAACATTTACAAAAATGTAAGTCAAATGGTCGTGTGCATAATATTGATACAGAGGCTGGGGTGACCCTCCTTTCCAAAGAAACAATATAAGGCTATATATAGCAGGGTCAGTTAGTCTTTAGACATTTAACACAAGAATGTACACATACTAATCAAGGGAAGACAACGGAATGTGATCGGAGGATTTTTCTCGAAAAGCAGGACAACCCACGGGCTTTGCATCGAGCGATGCACACAGTTGTCTTTATTGCATTATTCAACAAGGCCTTACAAAATAAATACACAAGTTGATGAAAAATCAGTTTGTGTTTGCTAATGTCTTTGAGTTCGAGTTCTCACGTTTTTTTAAGTTCAATACATGTAGTATGTTGTCCACAGAAAGCACAATACACCGGAAACATACTGTTAGGAAATCCCAAAGAAAGCAAATCATCTGGTGGATACAAGAAACTCATTTTTCACTAGTAGTACATGACCGTTAGATCACCATAAATATGTCACACATATCTCATCCATCAGATCACCATACTTGTGTTTAAAAAAAATCACAATCACTGATTCTAAATAAATAAATTATGTATATGCTATCTGTGGTACCTCCCTCCAATCTTTGTGCAAGGTCTCTTACCAGACCTTTGGGCTCTGATATTTGTCCTTGGGTGTCCAAGGTGGTCAAATGCGACTATGCCTTCATGACCAACGAAAAGCAGGAAAAAAGAAACACGTATAGTCTTTCGTTAAAAGTTAATAGACAAAGTTATACATAAAAAATGGCAACCAATTTTTCATTGTTTTACTCCAAACTTTGTGGTGGTGATGCTTTAAGTGTACATGGGAGATAAAAATCAACTACAAGACCTACAAGGCAACACAAAATCAAAATAAAATATTAGTGCTTCATCAAGTTTTATAAGTAATGTCAACATATCACAAGGAAATGATTCATCAAGTTTATCTCAAGTTAGTTCGAAAAGTTGCTACAAAGGAAATGATTGGTGACCCCCTAAAATTTCCATGAATGTTGGCCAAGTCAAGGACTTTTTCTATTTTAGCGATCCAATCACATTGAGTTCATAGGCATGCTGATATTTTAGAAAGGAGAGAATGAGGTTGCTAAGCTAAGTTTCCCTCTCCATGTCCTCAGAGATCAACCAGAAGGCCCTCAAAAGTCTTTCATTTCTCCATTATATCTACCTACTTTCACTCCTTCAGATCCTCTGAGCTCTTCCACTTCAGATCTTCCGAACGATTATCCAGATATAGCCATTAAAAAACCCGCTGCTCAGAGCTCTTGAGTGAGACCAATCCAAACCGTTGAAGCACTCTTCTCCCATCTTTGTCCACTTTTCAGAACTTCCAAACAGCTTCGCTCAGGATTTCTGAACGATCCAGATACGTGCGAAGGTGTACGGTTGGTTAGTCGGAGCCTCTATACAACCTTGTTTGGACCTTTTGAGCAGTTCGAAACTTTCTACCTTTATCATTGTTTGGTGATTTCAAGTTGATCACTCTAAGGTTCGGAGTAGTGCTAAAAAGTGTATCACATACAGATTGTTGGTCCTGCCTATTCATCCCCCACCTATCCCATCAATTCACTAGAAACAAACTTCACTCTCATCATATTTTCTGAGAGATAAAACCAGCTTCTTGTGTCAAGTTCAAAGGGTTTTGTACTTCAGCCATCAAGCCCAAGTCTTTAATCTCTAAAATTCCCTCTTTTCTTTCCTCTCCTACGTCTACAATCCAAATATATATTCGGAGGGAGTTTTGTTTTGAGAGTAGAGGATATTATCAGTTGAAGCACACGTGCAAGGATTCATCAACAACAAAATCAATCTTGTTATATTTGAAGGATGTGCGGCTCCTATATCGTCTAGGTGTGCTTGGAAGCCTTCAAGGCATGAAGGAACCAAGAagtttttggggaacgtagtatttcaaaaaaattcctacgatcacgcaagatctatctaggagaagcatagcaacgagcgggggagagtgtgtctacgtacccacgtagaccgaaagcggaagcgtttagtaacgcggttgatgtagtcgaacgtcttcgagatccaaccgatcaagtaccgaacgcacggcacctccgtgatctgcacacgttcagctcgatgacatccctcaaactcttgatccagttgaggccgagggagagtttcatcagcacgacggcgtggtgatggtgacgatgaagttaccgacgcagggcttcgcctaagcactacgacaatatgaccgaggtggaaaactgtggaggggggcaccgcacatggctaaagatcaacttgtgtctatggggtgccctcctcccccgtatataaaggaggggaggaagaggagggccggccacaaggggcgcgcccaagggggggatcctactgctagtaggagtaggttcccccctttcctagtaggacaagaaggaaggagaggaagaagagaaggaaaggggggctggccccctagccctagtccaattcggtttgggcaaggggggcgcgcgccacgccttggcctgcctcctctcgttcaccattaggcccatgaggcccaataacttccgggggggggggttctggtaacccccggtactctgaaacttatccgaaatgatccgaaccattccggtgtccgaatgtagccttccatatatgaatctttatgtctcgaccatttcgaaactcatAGTCATGTCCGtgctctcatccgggactccgaaacaaccttcggtacattaaatcacataaactcataatacgaatcgtcatcaaacgttaagcgttcggaccctacgggttcgagaactatgtagacatgaccgagacacatctccggtcaataaccaatagcagaacctggatgctcatattgtttcctacatattctacgaagatctttatcggtcaaaccgcacaacaacacacgttattccctttgtcatcggtatgttacttgcccgagattcgatcgccggtatcatcatacctagttcaatctcgttaccggcaagtctctttactcattccataatgcaacatcccataactaactcattagtcacattgcttgcaaggctcatagttatgtgcattaccgagagggaccagagatacctctccgatacacggagtgacaaatcctaatctcgatctatgccaactcaacaaacaccatcggagacacctgtagagaatctttataatcacccagttatgttgtgacgtttgatagcacacaaggtgttcctccggtattcgggagttgcataatctcatagtcagaggaacatgtataagtcatgaagaaagcaatagcaatagaacttaaagatcattatgctaagctaacggatgggtcttgtccatcacatcattctcctaataatgtgatcccgttcatcaaatgacaacacatgtctatggttaggaaacttaaccatctttgattaacgagctagtctagtagaggcttactagggacactgtgttttgtctatgtatccacacatgtatcaagtttccggttaatacaattctagcatgaataataaacatttatcatgatataaggaaatataaataacaactttattattgcctctagggcatatttccttcggaagTTTGTATGGGCTTGGAGATCGCCTACTTTCTGAAGTCTACCGAAAGTGAGACTAGACTGTCGTGGTCGTATGCCATGATAGCATAGATTGGTTGCTCCTTCGTGTACCCTTTGTGGGTGATAGACCTTCGTGGAACTCACAACTAGAATCTTTGTCATCCTAGAATCCTAGTGATTTGAAGCCTTCATCAACATGGAGTGGTACAGAGCTAACTTTTTCAACCACGGGAAAAATCTTCATCAAGCCAGCCCGTATTTGCATTCATCTAACCCTATCCTTACTTCTGCTTGTGCAAGTTTGTTGTCTTACGTTGCTCTACTCTACTAGACTTGAATCTGTAGGGTGTTCATTAGGCTACCGGTAGAAAAGTTTAAAATTGCCAAAGAAACTTAAATTTGGGAGGATATGCTTGTTATCTATTCACCACCATCCCATGTAGACTATACTAAACGATCCTACAATCGCTCAAATGATAGGTCACCATCGctacactgttggggaacatagtaatttcaaaaaaaatcctacgcacacgcaagatcatggtgatgcacaacaacgagaggggagagtatcatctatGTACccccgtagaccataagcggaagcgttatgagaacgccgttgatgtagtcgaacgtcttcacgacccgaccgatccaagtaccaaacgcacggcacctccgagttcagcacacgttcagctcgatgacgtcccacgaactccgatccagcagagctttacgggagagttctgttagcacgacggtgtgatgacggtgatgatgttgctaccgacgcaaggcttcacctaagcaccgctacgatatgatcgaggtggatt
The Triticum dicoccoides isolate Atlit2015 ecotype Zavitan chromosome 3A, WEW_v2.0, whole genome shotgun sequence genome window above contains:
- the LOC119271434 gene encoding expansin-A24-like, which translates into the protein MAPAPIRAIAVVLLTFVCCGCAMAADKAPIKWLRAHATFYGGADASDTMGGACGYGNLYSAGYGTRTAALSTVLFNDGAACGQCYKIACDRKLADPMWCKPGVSVTVTATNFCPPNNALPSDNGGWCNPPRPHFDMAQPAWEKIGVYKGGIIPVMVPCVKKGGVRFKIDGHDYFNLVTAMNVAAAGSIKSMDVKSSDSNDWMPMSRNWGANWHSLANLTEKLLSFRLTDTDGQTVEFNNIVPAGWKFGQTFASKQQFK